The DNA segment TGAAATGTTGAATACCGAGGTTGAAATAATCAAGGGAAAATGAGTGTTTTGATCAATTCTTATTGAATCATCCAATACGAAATGAAAGGGGATATAGAAATCACAAATTGGAAGAAGTCTTTAATAATATATAGAGATAGAGATAgaatataaaaaaatagaaatataTTCATGTAATACGTTAATTTTAGAAGTTTTTAAATTGTTATGATTATGTTTCCATAAATGAATTTGATTGCCAtatattaaaattttttttagGAAATTGAGATTTATAACATctttcaaaataaataaaagatatgAACTGTGTAAATATGAAGATTGTAATTACTTACTATAATAGACATATAAAACACTAACAAAATCTAAAAACTATTACAAAATAAGTCATATTAGTATCATTACAAAAGATCTAAATAAAGTGAACCATGGGAAACGACGCAAATTTTTCATGTTCATAACCACAACCAACAAAAAAAATCCATTCAAAAGACTAACAAACAACTAACCAAACCATAGCTGTTTTAAACACACTTTATAGCAGTCTTCATTAGATTGAAGTTACACCGTTCAACACAATCTTCCTCTGTGAAGTTACAAATGTGAAATGCAACATGTGTCCAAACTGCAACTGGTTATCATCCATAAATTTCCTCCATCCATCCACAGCGTAACGTAACGTACAACGGTTTAACTCTGTCTTTGTGTCATAAACTTCAACATCACCATTCAAGTTCTGGACAGATATAGGTTGCAATCTATCAGACAGGCCGGCTCTATTAACAACCTCCACCGGAAGCCGCTTAATGCGTTGAAAGAATAAAAACTATAAGCAAATATAAACAATAATAAAAGTTTTAATGGTTGATCAGGTATAAAAGAAAAAGTACCAGCCTATATTCAGCTTTACGGCTAAAGTCGAAATATTCTGGATGAATGCCGATACGGGAAACTTTATTTGCCTTCGTTGAACCCTTCTTTGGATGCTACACATTTTTATCAACAGTTAAGCATTTCTTTGCCTTTTATAAGGAAAATAATGTACAATACAAACGGATATTAGTACACTTAATATAAAATACATAAATTATTTAATACCTTGACAGTTTGATCAGATGTTGTATAACGTTTTCGGCCTTTGCATTGTTGGTTGAAATTATCAACTTTGACGGATCGGTTGACAGAAAGTTTACCTTTTCCCTTTCCTTTGACCTGTTATGAAATAATAGAGTTAGAACATGAAATTTTTTTCATTCAtttatgtttttaaaatttaaagCAAAAATCTGTCAGCAtcaaattacatataaaaaatgtactaatcttaaaaaaaaaaaaaaggaaaatatacATCCAAGACTCACCTTCTAATTGATCTAATAAAGTTAGAGGTTATTTTTCAGacgtaataaagttgttaaattaattgtacattgtcatgtttatttaataaatatttgACTTGTAAACCAAAGAAATAAACAATGAAGTTCCAAAAAACTCGAATACAACTATTATGATATTTGAAACTATTCCATGGTGTTACTGATAAGGCAAATTGATTAAACTATGTATTTgtacaaagaaacaaacaaaaaaaagtataaaagtaATAATATAAATGCAACCATTGGTTTAGTATCAGTAATAATGTTCGTATGGGTTAATTGTAGGTTGAATTCAAATAATTGAGTTATAATAGGCAATTGtcataaataaattaatataacaATATAATAGAGTCTGTAAACTTACATCTTGTCTTGTCGTGAAATGTAAGCCATCACCTACTTTCAACGTCTCTTTAACATGAACCTTCTTCGGTGTACTTGTCGGGACTGTTACTGATGTACTTTTAACAGATGTGGGCTGGTTATCATCTACCTCTATGTCCTGAAAAAatcatattaaaaaaaattaatagaagAGTAAAAATGGATACAAAGTATAATACCTAACAGATTCGAACCTCCAAAAGCGCTTTATCGTAATCAGCCCTAGATATCTGaattacatcatcatcatcatcatcagattcaACCTTCTTGCTCAACCTTATCTCAACCTCGTCTCGATACACCGTTAAATCAAACATAACATCATTAAGTTTTTCAAAAACCAATAAATCATCTTCTTGAACGCCAAGATCGTTGCAAAGTTGAGTCCAACCTTCTGAGAATACATAGTTTGAATTAACCTTACTTGTTGACACCGTCCACGGAGAACCCTTATAATTAACCTCATATGAGCCAGCCATTCCATCGTCTCCAAAACATTGTTGGACAAAAGATTCTTCAATCATCTACTTAATATGAAACATAACAAATTGAATGTTGACTATGTAGGTTATATTATTAAAAAAGAAATACATGCTAAATATAAAGTTTAAGGAAAACTTAATGAAATTACGTACCGTATAACCCAATGTTAGATGACGATTAATTGTGAAATAAGATTGCTCACATACGCCATTAACATAAGATGAAAGATAGAGACCAAAATGGTTCATGGGACGAAATGACAGGAGACAATCTTTCTGAAGTTTGAGATCTGAAACAACTTCTCCCCAGCCGTCAGTTAAGACTGGCATACGTTTTAATCGTTTCAACATTACGACCCAAATTTTCCCACTTGAGTGATATATACGCATCTTCCTATCGGCCCAATCCTCTCCGTAGAATTGATTAACAAAGCTGATAGGGACATCctgtatatatattaatattaatattaactataTTTAGTATTATAAGtttaaaaaataacttaaaaattatatTAGTCTAACAGCGGAATTATAGATTACATAAAGATTACTTACTATACTCAATGAGGATGGGTTTAGAAGATACTTTACAAATGAAGTATACATTTTGATACCTGCAACAATAATTTATTTTCAAATTCTCGTAGTTTAGCAAACACTAATATATACAGTATACaacaaaaaaacaatatatacatAACACTGCTTGGACTACAAAAAATGACgactaaaataattaaaaactcAAATTTATATGATTAacaaattataattttatatgAATATAGATACAATATTATAAATAAATTTAGTGCATCAGCAATTTAAATTTTTAATACCAGTATCTATCAAAATTTAAGTAAATGATTACATACTTCTTCATGAACAAACGTTTATGAAAACTATTGGATGGGTATATAAACACCTTTTGAAGGTAGCATAACAAAACTAAACTACAACAGTATATTTCAAACAAATAAAGACTCAATCTTACAAAAAACAACAATATTAATGGTTAACTTTAGAAATACATCAATGAAGTGGTATAAAATCAAAGATGGAAAAGATTTAAAGTAAAGTTTATGACCGATCACAGGAACATAAATGTTGTTACCTTTAAGTGAAGATTAGAAACCCTAGTTTCGGTTGCCGGAAACCATTATGTCTGATGATTCCGGCGATAATCCGATATATAAACAACttttgaacatagcataacaaaACTAAACTACAACAGTATATATTAAACAATTAAAGACTCAATCTTACAAAAAACAACAATATTAATGGTTAACCTTAGAAGTACATCAATGAAGTGGTATAAAATCAAAGatataaaagattaaaagtaAAGTTTATGACCGATCACAGGAACATAAATGTTGTTACCTTTAAGTGAAGATTAGAAACCCTAGTTTCGGTTGCCGGAAACCTAAATGAATGATGATTCCGGCGATAATCCGATGATAAGATCCGGTGCCAATTTGAGTTCTCCTAGAGATGATAAGAGTGATAAGAAGGATGATTTGATGGTAGAGTATGGTAAGGACAAAGTCCTTATTTAGAACCGCCATATTGAAATTTACATATACATCCCCTATAGTTTGATTTCTGACAAAAATAAAATTGATTTAATCTATAATTACCACAACAACCTTTTACATTACATAATAGAATAGAATAATAATTAtatgtttttaaagatatgaaAAAGGAAGATAACACAAATAAGTAAAGTATTAGAAATAATTTATGGTAAGTGTATATTAAAAAATTTATAATGTATTAAATAAATTCCTTAAATACATTACATTACATGTATAATAAAATTTAATTCAAATATCAACCAATAATAAAATTTTAcgttatatttaaataaaataacaaataatattaaaattttatataataaaaaaatatatctaagTTTGCCAAATTAACGAATTATCATATTGGGTACTATATTTTAAGTAAGATTCATTATTTAAAGAAgggattattttttttaatatttaaataacGTAAAAAGTTGTTATCTTATTACTATGTAATTTTTTCTAAATACCAATTAATACATACGTAAGTATTAAATCATAGGTTCTTAAATTAAGTTATGTTACACAAAATCATATTAGCTCTTATATTTTAAGTAATAATATCAATACTCAAACGACATATTATTAAAATGTTATACACCAAAAAAGAATAATGATGTCATATGTATAAGAAACAAAAAACGGGATTAGAAAAATAAATTAGCAAAATAACAATTGAtatacataacaaacaactaaacaataaaacAACCATGTTCATAAAAATCAACCACACAGTTATAACCATTGTcaaaataaacataaatatcCAAATACTTAAGAAAAAAACAGCCGATTTAATCAAATGTTCGAAATATAGGTGACTACTTTTCTTTCTTTGGAATTAGAAGAACTGCATCCACACCACCATCTTTACGCGACTTCGAAGAAGACTGCGAAGATACATCATCCACGTCATACACGGTTTCCAAATTGCGCTTCAAGTCACGCTCGCTGCTCGTATCAAACTCAGCATCCTTCCGATCAAACGATgttgtaaagccaactttaaacACATTTGAGCAAGGGGTTACATCGTCTCCCGTTTGGGATATAGAATCCTAGTTAAATAAAATGAATAAATAGGTATGAGTTTGAAACATACAATTAACATATAATGAGTTAAAGTTGAATAATAGATAAGGTAAACGATACTAAACCTTAACAGGCAAATAATCATTACGATTTGAATCGGATGGTTCGACATTGACGGCTTCCTCATCAATAGGCTgattttgtaaatttttttaagttaaaacAATATATCATATTAATCAGTAATTAAACATTGATGGAAGattgtaataataatataagGGTGAATTGGAATAACTATACCTGAATAGTGTCAAAATGTTTATCCAGCTCGGACAAAACAACCGGGTTATCAGTCATCTTGGAGACTGAGTATCCATCAGACTTCTTGCTGATGTTAAAAGAAGAAACAGCAATCTTGAAGGCAAACTTCATATTGAGTAATGAATTTAGCTCATTTGGAAAGCTTCCTTCGTTTGCTAACTGtcgaaaaataaaatataattaatatttttaaaataaaaaaaaatatgataaaatgaaTTATTTACTACATACTTCAATGTTGTTGTCTAAAAGCTGATTAGCATTAACCTTCAAAAGCTTTGTCACCTCACGCTCAAACAATGTTAGACTCACAATACCAGTGCAATCTTGGACACGTATATAAAGCCTAATTCTGCAAAAAAATATAAATGAGATTAACttattttgacaaaaaaaaaacaaaaaatggtTAATATTTACCGTGGAATTGAtgtaacggtccttgtattacaAATATCAGTCTTGCATTCTAAGACAGTAACCTCTTCAGAACCATCAGTATCATCCTGCTTTTCTTTAACAACAGTAACGGTTGAAACCTTTTTGTTGCAGTTTGTGCACGCGTTGTAAAACCACTCATTGTTCGATGCAAAACTCTTGATAGTGCCAACAATGACAACAAACCTCGTCTGtgtttaagatatatatataatgtattaaaaaaattgatagTGTAAAACATATAAAAACTATCTGTTATCCGTGTTACCGTATCTATTGAGGTTAACGACCCGATGGGAAAAAAGGTGAGGTCAGAAAGAAATTCTTCAGTGGCAGACTTCGCAACCGAAGAACTTAGGCCAGAATAACTGGAAGACATTTCGGGAGAAAGTTTCTCGATAAatctattaaaaaataaaaattaaaaatttagaTTCACAGAAATGCATAGGAAATTTAAAATAACTTATTAGGATAGTGAACCTTTGTTTAAACTCAGCAACCTCATCAATATCACTGTTAATTAAGACTCGGGTGACAGTATACAAATTTGAAACAGACAAATGCCCTGAACATATATATACAATTATTTTAATTAATGCAAACAATTATTCAAAATGTAACCATAAAGAAAAAAAACACAATATATTTGAAGTAATACGATACCTCCCCAGAATCTGTACTTCCCAAACTGAATGATTACGACGACATTTTTTTCACCTCGATTGCTGCTCTCATACTCCATTATTTGATCCGCATAACCGTCCCAAAGCGTCACAAAGATCTGCTTATTGCTGAACATTATtgaaatgaataaaatcaaaatagcaGTTCAGAGTACATAATATagaaaaataatatattaaacaataaaatagaggaaaaaataaataaatacttcaAGTCTTCAAGCATAAAGGTGACTTTCTTCTGGTTTTGTCCGTTATTAGTTTCTGTGTCTACCTCGAAGGGAAAACTTTTGACCACAAAACCAATTACATCTGTTGATAAAAATGAAATAGTGTCAACAAAATAAAAAATGTGCTGTGTTTAGTTAAATAGTTTTAATTGTATATCATACCAATTGGACTTTTAAAAAACTTGTTGTCAACTGTTGGATCCTCCACAACTGAATCAAAGGGAGTAAAATCAAAACCTCATTCAGAACCAATAGCCTCGTGGCATTCCTCAACAACGGTGTTGTTATTAAGGTTAATCTTCAAACCACCGTTAGCGTACTTCACCTTCTGACGATTCTCACCCAATGAAGGATTTCTAATCGTCAAACAACGCTTTTCTTCCAAAAGATGTTGATATCCAGATGCGTTTTTAGCCAAAACAAAAGCTTGCATTTTTGTTCCCTGCCAAACAACAACATTATTTTAGACAAATAATACGTACTTTGACAATTAACAGTATATAAACTTAAATTATAACATACGTATATGAACACTTACCTCACTGTCCATGAATATCATATCATAACAATACACTTTTCTAGCGTTATTGAAATCAGCTCTTGTCCACAAACGAACAATGCGTATTCTTATGGTATAGTTATCAACATTGAGGTCCAAATTATTCAACAATGTGATTGCaccttcttccatttctacaAAAAAATTCAAAGTAAAGATTAGAAAACAAACACTATATACTAACACATTATAATAAATTATAAATCAATATAGTATAGAAGTCTCATTGGTATTCTTACCAAAGAGTATGAAAAATGATGTAGAAAATGCTGAGTAGATAAAACTGAGTACAATGTGAAATGTTTAAAGAATATTTATAATAGGTAGACAAATTAAATTAAGTAAAGATTGTGTagtataaaaatttaaaatatcgAACAAAATCAATTATAGTATAAGATGAA comes from the Helianthus annuus cultivar XRQ/B chromosome 4, HanXRQr2.0-SUNRISE, whole genome shotgun sequence genome and includes:
- the LOC110934826 gene encoding uncharacterized protein LOC110934826 produces the protein MFSNKQIFVTLWDGYADQIMEYESSNRGEKNVVVIIQFGKYRFWGGHLSVSNLYTVTRVLINSDIDEVAEFKQRFIEKLSPEMSSSYSGLSSSVAKSATEEFLSDLTFFPIGSLTSIDTTRFVVIVGTIKSFASNNEWFYNACTNCNKKVSTVTVVKEKQDDTDGSEEVTVLECKTDICNTRTVTSIPRIRLYIRVQDCTGIVSLTLFEREVTKLLKVNANQLLDNNIEVCSK